From one Lysinibacillus sp. G4S2 genomic stretch:
- a CDS encoding NosD domain-containing protein, giving the protein MGLVKKIGFALLFYLFVSQTVYADFDVQNAIDAAKPGEVVHIPAGRYHGNFIVTKPIMLQGEEGTELIAEGNEPALRIENTANITVENITLSGKNKAIVASNVDGLELRKLQIEDVHTSVHVQSSKNVRIHEVNVTGNEGHYSQKGNGIAVFKSEDIIIEDNTIEQVQDGIYVEDVKRIVVQRNKVTNSRYGTHFMYTSDAEALFNTYLHNVTGLMIMMTKDILLESNTVANHVDFNGYGMLLYDVQQAEIKFNTIKNNRTGVALQKSSNVQVETNDFQMNQTALEGTKVSEDTTASNNSFTGNILTARSDKQGFKLVGNYYDDYSGIDLEDNGFGDVPYVAVSSFGQWMVRQPVYQYFVESPSVILLTSLDRQINKTEKNMLVDNTPRLAMKDTEEKNKMNVVQMLVGLFLTLSSLWLWKRGITE; this is encoded by the coding sequence ATGGGATTGGTGAAAAAAATAGGGTTTGCCTTATTGTTTTATCTATTTGTCAGCCAGACAGTGTATGCAGATTTCGATGTACAGAATGCAATTGATGCAGCCAAACCAGGAGAGGTCGTACATATTCCTGCTGGTCGTTACCATGGCAACTTCATCGTGACAAAACCGATAATGTTACAAGGTGAAGAGGGAACTGAACTTATTGCTGAAGGAAACGAGCCGGCACTTCGAATTGAAAATACTGCCAATATAACTGTAGAAAATATAACTTTATCAGGTAAAAACAAAGCTATTGTCGCTAGTAATGTAGATGGACTTGAGCTACGTAAATTACAAATTGAAGACGTTCATACCAGTGTTCATGTACAAAGTTCTAAAAATGTACGTATACATGAAGTTAATGTGACTGGTAATGAGGGGCATTATTCACAAAAAGGTAATGGGATAGCTGTTTTTAAGAGTGAGGACATCATTATCGAGGACAATACCATTGAGCAAGTACAGGACGGAATTTATGTAGAGGATGTAAAGCGTATCGTAGTTCAACGAAATAAGGTTACGAACAGTCGTTACGGTACGCATTTTATGTATACGAGTGATGCTGAAGCACTTTTTAATACATATCTCCATAATGTCACAGGTCTTATGATTATGATGACAAAAGACATTCTCCTTGAAAGTAATACAGTAGCGAATCATGTTGATTTTAATGGCTACGGAATGCTGCTATATGATGTACAGCAAGCGGAAATTAAGTTTAACACCATCAAAAATAATAGAACTGGTGTAGCACTACAGAAAAGTTCGAATGTTCAAGTTGAAACAAATGATTTTCAGATGAACCAAACAGCACTTGAGGGTACAAAGGTAAGTGAAGACACCACGGCTAGTAATAATAGCTTTACAGGTAATATTTTAACGGCGCGTTCCGATAAGCAAGGCTTTAAACTAGTAGGCAACTATTATGATGATTATTCGGGAATTGATTTAGAAGACAATGGTTTCGGCGATGTCCCGTACGTGGCTGTGTCAAGCTTTGGTCAATGGATGGTACGTCAGCCTGTTTACCAATATTTCGTAGAATCTCCGAGTGTCATTTTACTGACATCTCTTGATCGGCAAATCAACAAAACTGAAAAGAATATGCTCGTTGATAATACTCCGAGATTGGCGATGAAGGATACTGAAGAAAAGAATAAGATGAATGTGGTGCAAATGCTAGTAGGTTTATTCTTGACATTAAGTAGTTTATGGCTATGGAAAAGAGGAATAACAGAATGA
- a CDS encoding nitrous oxide reductase accessory protein NosL: MKKLWLPALAVVLLLGACGTEKEKVKEEETKQEVAANEAEAKDKTEKETAVADSRLQEPKEDTMCEMCNMKVYMKDEEMGEFSTQAIKEDGTIAFYDDIGCLVNAEVANNEKNEKFVRDFNTKDWVKVDDATIVKTDLKSPMNWGYVYFNDKAEADKFIADNPTAHVEELQKIKDDALERRKKKMKEKAEKEAKGESDSMHMEEKEKSHDGQGH; this comes from the coding sequence GTGAAAAAATTATGGTTACCTGCGCTAGCGGTAGTACTTTTACTCGGTGCATGTGGTACAGAAAAAGAGAAAGTTAAGGAAGAAGAAACTAAGCAAGAGGTTGCAGCGAATGAAGCAGAAGCGAAGGATAAAACTGAAAAAGAAACTGCTGTAGCTGATTCACGTTTACAAGAGCCGAAAGAAGATACAATGTGTGAAATGTGTAATATGAAAGTGTATATGAAGGACGAAGAGATGGGTGAATTCTCTACTCAAGCAATTAAAGAGGATGGAACAATTGCCTTTTATGACGACATCGGCTGTTTAGTAAATGCCGAAGTTGCAAATAATGAAAAGAACGAAAAATTTGTCCGTGATTTTAATACAAAAGATTGGGTAAAGGTTGATGATGCAACGATCGTCAAAACAGACCTAAAATCTCCGATGAATTGGGGATATGTTTATTTCAACGATAAAGCTGAGGCAGACAAATTTATCGCTGACAATCCAACTGCACATGTAGAAGAATTACAAAAAATTAAAGACGATGCATTAGAGCGTCGTAAAAAGAAAATGAAAGAAAAAGCTGAAAAAGAAGCCAAAGGTGAATCTGACTCTATGCATATGGAAGAGAAAGAGAAGAGTCATGATGGTCAAGGGCATTAA
- a CDS encoding ABC transporter permease subunit, translating to MYSMLIKLELKQMLRSRWMQLVGILFTFVFTAIIVIQQMALPDVEGFTRQTASFLNVLLFLLPLFILTIGSMSVAGDVESGWYSLLKTYPMTRKQYILGKYMASVLAFLLVVVVAFGAILALGGFLGGVRLPFIFIILTLLCIFIFVSLAIAVGAFAKTRLFALSLSLVFWSIFLLLISYALMAIGTVVAGHVLQKLTIIAIHINPVEWLRFGYFIFTDQASVLGPAFYNITQFYSSPLGYAVYVAVTLLWIVCPLAYARVRLSSFNERR from the coding sequence ATGTATAGTATGCTTATCAAACTAGAATTGAAGCAAATGCTCAGAAGTCGTTGGATGCAACTGGTCGGTATACTTTTCACATTCGTTTTTACAGCTATCATTGTGATTCAGCAAATGGCACTGCCAGATGTAGAGGGCTTTACGCGGCAAACAGCCTCGTTTTTAAATGTATTGCTGTTTTTATTACCGCTTTTTATATTAACTATCGGAAGTATGAGTGTAGCTGGTGACGTGGAATCAGGTTGGTATTCTTTATTAAAGACATATCCGATGACACGTAAACAATATATTTTAGGAAAGTATATGGCATCCGTGCTTGCCTTTTTATTGGTCGTTGTAGTAGCGTTTGGGGCTATACTAGCGCTTGGTGGATTTTTAGGTGGAGTACGTCTACCGTTTATTTTCATTATCCTAACATTGCTATGTATATTCATTTTTGTGTCATTGGCCATTGCGGTTGGGGCATTTGCGAAAACAAGATTATTTGCACTGTCGTTATCACTTGTTTTTTGGTCAATCTTTTTGTTGCTTATTTCTTACGCTTTAATGGCTATTGGAACTGTCGTGGCGGGGCATGTTCTGCAAAAGCTGACAATTATAGCGATACACATTAATCCTGTAGAATGGCTACGCTTTGGCTATTTCATTTTTACGGATCAGGCTAGCGTGCTTGGACCAGCATTTTATAATATAACGCAGTTTTATTCATCACCATTAGGTTACGCAGTGTACGTGGCGGTGACATTGCTT
- a CDS encoding nitrous oxide reductase accessory protein NosL: MKKWIMIVMLCCGVLVGCSEKTYEPREIVSETDVCKICNMSIVHNAYAGQIALKNGDYEIFDDIGCLMEYIEANGEDEIGAAYIKDAAKDEWIDVFEAVYVYNKDYWTPMNYGVVAFDTKEAAQEWMSKEGDGQLLTYTDLDDFKWGIHE; the protein is encoded by the coding sequence ATGAAGAAATGGATCATGATTGTAATGCTATGTTGTGGTGTGTTGGTGGGGTGTAGTGAAAAAACATATGAGCCTCGTGAAATAGTTAGTGAAACCGATGTTTGCAAAATTTGTAATATGAGTATAGTTCACAATGCGTATGCTGGTCAGATTGCGCTGAAGAATGGTGATTATGAAATTTTCGACGACATTGGCTGTCTTATGGAATATATAGAAGCAAATGGAGAAGATGAGATTGGAGCTGCCTATATAAAAGACGCAGCAAAAGATGAATGGATTGACGTTTTTGAAGCTGTGTATGTGTACAACAAGGATTATTGGACACCGATGAATTATGGGGTAGTTGCATTCGATACGAAGGAAGCGGCACAGGAGTGGATGTCTAAAGAGGGTGATGGGCAGCTACTTACTTATACGGATTTAGATGATTTTAAATGGGGGATCCATGAGTAA